In Candidatus Zixiibacteriota bacterium, the sequence GGGGGTGGTCTGGACCTTCGTGCGGCGGCGGCGGGTGCTGGTGCCGGCGTGATGCGGGACATAGGGCAGCCACATGGGGCCGCCCCTACGAACGCGTTGTCGTTCAATGGTAGGGGCAGGACGGCGTGCCTGCCCCATAACCCGACTGGCATGGAACGAGAGAATCGCCATTGGAGCGGTGAACAAGGGGCTCAAGCCCCTTGTTTGCCGTCTGATTTGCAGCGATAGTGGTCAATGATGCAGATTACCGGGGCGTGGACCTGATGAATCAGAGACGGACAAGCAAGTCGGTCTCCGCCCCGGCCAGACGGCGGTGGTCGATGCCGTGGCGGGCCATACGGGCGGTCGGTGTGTTTGCGATCATCGCCGGCGTGTGGTTCTGGAGCTTGAATGTCGAGTGGCTCCTGGAACATGTATGGCGACCGTACACAAGTCTGGTATCCATCGTTGCGGGCGGGATCTTCAAGTTGTCCGGCGCGCAGGTGCAGGGTGCCGGGGCAAGCTTGAGCGTGAATGGGACCGCGTTGACCGTGGAATTCGGCTGCAATGGCCTCGAGGCGGCGGGGCTGTATCTGGCGGCGGTGCTGGCATCGGCGGTGCCGTGGAAGCGGAAGCTCGCCGGGCTTGGCATCGGCGTGGTCGCGATCTTCCTGATCAACCAGATCCGCGTCTGCGGTCTGTA encodes:
- a CDS encoding archaeosortase/exosortase family protein; this translates as MNQRRTSKSVSAPARRRWSMPWRAIRAVGVFAIIAGVWFWSLNVEWLLEHVWRPYTSLVSIVAGGIFKLSGAQVQGAGASLSVNGTALTVEFGCNGLEAAGLYLAAVLASAVPWKRKLAGLGIGVVAIFLINQIRVCGLYLAAMAGGSWFDFAHIIVGQTFVIVLTMGVFLWWDSRDDRRGNAEVPPVLA